In Erigeron canadensis isolate Cc75 chromosome 8, C_canadensis_v1, whole genome shotgun sequence, the DNA window AAATCGCGATTCGATTCCAGATTATTGAATGAATGTCATCTGATTACTTCTTTCggctttttaaacatgttggtTTTCAACTCTAATATATACTGTTGTTATAACTAAGTGTGTCTTCTTGTATGTATGACAATTACGAGTTATGACAGTAAGGAAAGTTGTAAGCCAAGTTTTGATCAGATCACCTAAACAAGTTGGGTAAACAATGATGGTCAAaagaaatttaataaatttttataacagGAAGCTTGACCTTTATATTGGGCTGTTCTACATTATATTATACCCTTTTTATTACTAAAAAGGTGACATTTAGATAATGAAGTTCAGATACTTTTTGAACTTTCTTTTCATAATAACAGGAATAACAGGATTAGTGACTACCTACATATATGATGgctttataattttaataaatcaacAGTGGCGAAACAAGAGTAACTATATCAAAAtgcatttatttttgtttcagttTTTTTGGTTCACACTTCAATAACATTAATTTTGCAGCAGCAGCGTTCTTTTCTCAAAATATCTTAGAGCAAATTGACCATGTTGTTTTCATCCTTGGTACCACTAGACTAGATTTCAGAAGGCACCATCCCTGCTGATTTTAAGAGGCTCAAAAgcgacattttttttttttgaaaggtaagaTTATTCAAAAGCACGACATACTTGTAAGTTCGACCATTCTCAAAACAAATGGACCATGTTGTTTTCGTCCTCGGTACCACTAGACTAGATTTCAGATCTTCCAGTTTGCTAGTCATTTCTTTTCCGTTCACTTGTccattatattttatatttttgtacatTTAGCTTCAAGTGTAAGATATATGGCCTCTGCTATGCAAAGGGTGTTCTGGCATGACTTCTTTTTCTGCCGCTGAGATCAGGGTACGTATCAAGGGATTGCGTAATAGCATAGAAGGCCTAGAGCTATCGTATTTTCAAGGTGCGATGAAAACTTTGGTGGAAGACCCGATTCTTTCTTTGGCATTAGGAGGTTAATTAATTACTGATTTTCATTTCGAAAACCTTGCAACATGTTTGTTTTATGAGCAAAGAAAATCTTCAATCTCATGTCTTAATTCTTAGACTAATTTGCAGATTTTTTACTTTAGCTCCTATTTATACAACTTAATTACCGAATGTAAAGTGTTCCGTTGCTTCTTCCTTATAATCCTTGCACTGTTGTTGTAAATTTTTCTTTACATATTGAGCATATATAACCCAAGTGAATATATCTGTGATTTAACAAGGTTGCTTGGTAACTATTTGCAACGGTCTAGGTAGGTATTATAGCAGTGACTCCATTACCCATCCTCCACTTAATGGACATTTGTGATAAATTAATGAGAGAAAATAATGAGAATTGAATAAATAGTGGACATTTGTGTGACTCCATTAATCAAATAAgtgataaattaatcaaataGCCTGAGAATTGAATATATAGTGGTTAAGTATATAGAAACAAATTCTAATGCTTACCTTGTTGATGACTTGCTAGAAGATAGTTGTATTTGACATATTGCATTTGACATTACATGAACATTTTgttaactttttgtttgttttcttttggcTTTCAACTACACtagcataaataaaaaaacaaaactgttTTAGACTTTTTGATCTAATGTTCTTGGATCCAACGATTTGCCGTTTGGCTTATCTAACCGGCTAACCATTTCCTGGGCATtcaaatgtatatatttgtgtCTAGAATCTATGTAAGTACGGATTTGTAGAATTGTAGGCATATAGATCAGAATAGCTATCATCTTCTATCCACGTTCGAACTTTTAATTAGATGACAGAGGTGGCGGTTGTGAGAAATAAGCAAGTCATACTCAAGGACCACGTGGATGGATACCCGAAAGAATCTGACTTGGTGGTAAATTCTGATGCCACCATTCGTTTAGAGCTACCTAAGAACGAAGCCGGCCTCATATTAACAAAGAATCTCTATCTGTCATGTGATCCTTACATGAGAAGTCGCATGAGAAGTAAGATGGAAGGAAGTTACACATCTTCTTTCATTCCAGGCGCGGTATGTATGGATCACTCTACCATATaagatatgtatatttattatattaagaaCATAATAATTATGATTTTCTACAGCCTATATCCGGATATGGAGTTGCTAAAGTTCTGGATTCGACTCATCCTGACTTCAAGAAAGGCGACTTGATATCAGGACTCATTAACTGGGAAGAATATAGCATGATCACAAATCCACAGTTGTTGATAAAGATTCAACATACGGATATCCCTCTTTCCTACTATACTGGAATCCTCGGTATATTGGTTCACTCGTTCTATACTTAAAACTTAAGTAtctttatgttttcttgaaTTTGGGAATGGTTTAATTAGGTATGGCTGGAATGACTGCGTACGCTGGTTTTTATGAAGTTTGTTCTCCAAAGAAAGGAGACACGGTGTTCGTGTCAGCAGCATCTGGGGCTGTTGGTCAGCTCGTAGGCCAATTTGCAAAACTCTATGGTTGTTATGTTGTTGGAAGTGCCGGATCCAAAGATAAGGTGATTAAAAATGGAACAAAACATTACATTAGATTTCATTAATTTGTGATCATTTAAATTGCATTGCCAATATGGAATTGTTAATATCTATGTCAAGGTTGATCTACTTACAAATAAATTTGGGTTTGATGCGGCATTTAACTACAAAGACGTGCAAGATCTCAATGCCACTTTAAAGAGGTCAGGACTTCTTCTATAGGGAAAACTATATTGTTTATCAGGGACAAAAATAAATGGAAGACGATAAAATTTATcgtttagagggtgtttgggattgcacTTGAAATTAGGTTTTGCATAATAAAACCGCTTATAAAGCCAAATACTTTTTCTGATTATTGGCGTTATGAAatgcaataatcagataattcattcaaaacacaattcCAAGCACTTCTTAGTTAAAGTTGTTCATTGCACATTGCACCTTGGAACtgtataaactatttttaaCCTTTGGTACTGTCTGTTGTTTCAGCTACTTTCCGGATGGTATTGATATTTACTTTGACAACGTTGGTGGAAAGATGCTTGATGAAGTATTGCGCAACATGAGGATTCACGGTTGCATTGCTGTATGCGGGATGATTTCACAGTACAACCTTGAACAACACCAAGGCATAGAAAACCTCATTTTCATTATCTTGAAACGTGTTCGAATGGAAGGGTTCTTGGTTCTTGATTACTATCACTTATATCCTAAATTCTTGGACACCATTTTGCCTCTCATTCGAGAAGGTAAGATAACATACGTCGAAGACACTGTAGAAGGTCTTGAGAATGCTCCAGCTGCACTCATCGGCTTGTTTTCAGGCAAAAATGTTGGGAAACAGGTTGTTGCCATAGCTCATGAGTAACCTATCTATTTTCCTTGGTGCTCATGTGAcctttcttttatgtatttcaaATAAAGATAAGAAAACATGTGTTGTATTTTTATTAGTGATTAAATCTGATATTATGTGCAGTGTTGTGTTAAAATGATTTCAAGTGATATTGATCTCTTTATAATGaagcatatatacatatgcataacATACATACTAATAAGTTCTTGGTTTAATGGTCCAAAGGGAAGGTAGGAGCCTTTGCCCCTCTAGAGGTCCCATGTTTATATCCAGACATTGACGTATAATTactaatttaagaaaaagtaactATTAACAACTACTATTTGTTGTtccaaaaattataattataacatATCCTAGCTAGAAAGGTGTTTCTCTGGTAAGTGTAAGTGCTTAAAACAGAATGAGAATATGCAATAAGTTGGGTGTGGATTTAAGCTcaaaatgttacaaatttaCTTCATAACAAGTTATAAGTCTAGCAATATGGAAGATATATTATCTTTTTGTATGTCCCTTCTCTTGAATAGGTATTCGTGGTCACTTCACCTAAGACGTTGGGAAAAGAAAACATATCTACGGCTAGACAGAGTTGAATGCCATTCCTTTTGCTTCCGTCAAGAACCATGCCAAAGAGAAACCCAAAAAAAGAAGTGAAAAGACTTGAAAGACATAGATGAAATGGTTGACATTGTTCAACAAGATGAAAAGATTTCCAAGGATGATATTCATGTAAAAGAAGTTGAGATGATGAATATTGCTTGTGAAGCAAATGGGGCTTGTGATAACAAGGGTGATCAGAACACAAAGCCTTATGCGAATACTACAACATGTCACAATTTTAAATAGAAATGGTTACAATTAAGTTGAGGATAAATACTCCGGGCTTGTTGTTTCTCTGTCAACGGGAACTGTGTTGGTAACAATAGGTGGCATTGACATTTCCAAAATTATGGCAGTAATGTTTTAGGAAAGGTAACTTCATGCATGTTATTCTCCAATTAACAATTTTGATGCTTTAATAAGATTCTAAGAATTTACATACGCCGTCTTACTTGCATTACCTCTTTTACATGTTAGAAATGGACAGGCCAAAGTAGTTTTCAGAGAATTAGTTAAAGGGTGAAGTGCACGGTCGAAGGAAATGTTTTATGATAATTCAGTTTCGTATTCTATTGCTTGCTGTTATACAAGAGGACATTGGATCAAAGTATGCATTATGCGATTTAGTGTTGAAACAAATTTccaaaatatacatacatatatatatatattatttgtcaTATTGCCATCATCTTTCGGCTGTCCAACATTTTAAGCAA includes these proteins:
- the LOC122609986 gene encoding 2-alkenal reductase (NADP(+)-dependent)-like, which gives rise to MTEVAVVRNKQVILKDHVDGYPKESDLVVNSDATIRLELPKNEAGLILTKNLYLSCDPYMRSRMRSKMEGSYTSSFIPGAPISGYGVAKVLDSTHPDFKKGDLISGLINWEEYSMITNPQLLIKIQHTDIPLSYYTGILGMAGMTAYAGFYEVCSPKKGDTVFVSAASGAVGQLVGQFAKLYGCYVVGSAGSKDKVDLLTNKFGFDAAFNYKDVQDLNATLKSYFPDGIDIYFDNVGGKMLDEVLRNMRIHGCIAVCGMISQYNLEQHQGIENLIFIILKRVRMEGFLVLDYYHLYPKFLDTILPLIREGKITYVEDTVEGLENAPAALIGLFSGKNVGKQVVAIAHE